The following proteins are co-located in the Acinetobacter sp. NCu2D-2 genome:
- a CDS encoding lysophospholipid acyltransferase family protein has product MNKQESKNSLYGLLNFVSRLPLQILRGFARGLAGLVNIFHITKTSKIIRLNLKITLPELSDQQREAITRQAIRNELMSYFEFFSIWGSTNQKNIDRIHHISGEHLLHDALAAKKGVVLIVPHFGTWEVMNAYIAQFTPMTIMYKPVKDESADRFVREARSRENAHLVPTDESGVRQIFKALKQGGTTVILPDHTPNVGGEYIPYFGVPLATSNLSAKLIQKTKAKVLFLHAKRNSNQGFDMSIEPISDAIYDCDANTGTQIILEALKALIQRHPEHYHWSYKRFKAHPKLGRIYDIDENLALEKIDAIRKENLH; this is encoded by the coding sequence ATGAATAAACAAGAGTCAAAGAATTCACTTTACGGTTTACTGAACTTTGTCAGTCGCTTGCCTCTTCAGATTCTGCGTGGTTTTGCTCGTGGTTTAGCGGGACTCGTCAATATCTTTCATATTACAAAAACCTCTAAAATTATTCGTCTGAATCTTAAAATTACCTTACCTGAACTGTCAGACCAGCAACGTGAAGCGATTACACGCCAAGCGATTCGCAATGAACTGATGTCTTATTTTGAATTTTTCAGTATTTGGGGTTCAACGAATCAAAAAAATATCGATCGAATTCATCACATTTCAGGTGAACACCTATTACATGATGCACTTGCTGCAAAAAAAGGCGTAGTTTTAATCGTTCCACATTTTGGTACATGGGAAGTCATGAACGCCTATATCGCGCAATTCACCCCCATGACCATTATGTATAAACCTGTTAAAGATGAATCCGCTGACCGATTTGTGCGTGAAGCACGCAGTCGTGAAAATGCGCATTTGGTGCCAACAGATGAATCTGGTGTGCGTCAAATTTTTAAAGCACTAAAACAAGGCGGTACAACGGTTATTTTACCGGACCATACTCCAAATGTCGGTGGTGAATATATTCCTTATTTTGGTGTGCCACTCGCAACTAGTAATTTAAGTGCCAAACTCATCCAAAAGACCAAAGCCAAAGTACTTTTTTTGCATGCCAAACGTAATTCCAATCAAGGTTTCGATATGAGTATCGAACCGATAAGTGATGCAATTTATGATTGCGATGCAAACACGGGCACTCAAATTATTTTAGAAGCATTAAAAGCACTCATTCAACGTCATCCTGAACATTATCATTGGAGTTATAAACGCTTTAAAGCACATCCAAAATTGGGACGTATTTATGATATAGATGAAAACCTTGCACTCGAAAAAATTGACGCAATACGCAAAGAAAACCTTCATTAA
- a CDS encoding lipoprotein-releasing ABC transporter permease subunit, with protein MFKPISLYIGLKYTRARRSNHFISFIALVSMIGLTLGVAVLITVLSVMNGFDRELKNRVLGMVPQATVSSTQILPNWPELAKKIEQHEHVQGVAPFTQLQGMLTAQGQVSGIMVTGIEPNYEKKVSIIQNHMVEGSIDSLKKGEFGIVLGKQLTDALGLGLNDSITLVLPEATPSPAGVVPRFKRFKVVGIFSIGAEVDSMMGYIALNDAATLLRLPDGAQGIRMKLDDIFLAPQVSRDIVTDLPANFYASDWTYTHGNLFSAIQMEKAMVSLLLFLIVLVAAFNIVSSLVMVVTDKKSDIAILRTLGASPATITKIFMVQGTVIGVIGTCAGAILGIIAATGISGFIGWLNNSLGLHMFDAYFINYLPSYLRWQDVVIIVGLSLALSFVATIYPALRAAKIQPAEALRYE; from the coding sequence ATGTTCAAACCAATCTCGCTGTATATAGGGTTGAAATACACTCGCGCACGGCGTAGTAACCACTTCATTTCTTTCATCGCTTTGGTATCTATGATCGGTCTCACGCTAGGCGTGGCGGTTCTGATTACAGTCTTATCTGTCATGAACGGTTTTGACCGAGAATTAAAAAACAGAGTTTTGGGGATGGTTCCACAAGCTACTGTTTCTTCGACACAAATTTTACCAAATTGGCCTGAACTTGCAAAGAAAATTGAGCAGCATGAACACGTCCAAGGTGTGGCACCGTTCACACAATTGCAAGGAATGTTGACAGCTCAAGGACAAGTGTCAGGCATTATGGTCACGGGGATTGAACCGAACTATGAAAAGAAAGTATCAATCATCCAAAACCATATGGTTGAGGGTAGCATTGATAGCCTGAAAAAGGGTGAATTTGGGATAGTCTTGGGCAAACAGCTGACGGATGCACTTGGTCTTGGTTTAAATGACAGCATTACCTTGGTTTTACCTGAAGCAACTCCATCTCCTGCAGGTGTGGTACCACGCTTTAAACGTTTTAAAGTGGTAGGGATCTTTAGTATCGGTGCTGAAGTCGATTCGATGATGGGTTATATCGCTTTGAATGACGCTGCGACATTATTACGCTTGCCGGATGGCGCACAAGGGATTCGTATGAAGCTGGATGATATTTTCCTTGCACCGCAAGTCTCTCGTGACATCGTGACAGATTTGCCAGCGAACTTCTATGCATCTGACTGGACTTATACCCACGGTAATTTATTCAGTGCGATCCAAATGGAAAAAGCCATGGTGAGCTTGCTTTTATTCCTGATTGTTTTGGTTGCAGCATTCAATATTGTGTCATCACTAGTCATGGTAGTGACTGATAAAAAATCGGACATTGCTATTTTGCGTACCTTGGGTGCATCCCCTGCAACGATTACTAAAATCTTTATGGTACAGGGTACTGTGATTGGCGTGATCGGAACATGTGCGGGGGCGATCTTAGGAATTATCGCTGCGACAGGTATCAGTGGATTTATCGGTTGGTTAAACAATTCGCTCGGTCTACATATGTTTGATGCTTACTTCATTAATTACTTACCATCATATTTAAGATGGCAGGATGTCGTGATTATTGTTGGCTTATCTCTAGCATTAAGCTTTGTTGCAACGATCTACCCAGCACTTCGAGCTGCAAAAATTCAACCTGCGGAGGCGCTACGTTATGAGTAA
- the lolD gene encoding lipoprotein-releasing ABC transporter ATP-binding protein LolD has product MSNIILDAQNIQKSFTDGKSTVDVIRGISLQVKAGEFVSIVGSSGSGKSTLLHVLGGLDRPTSGQVMVNGQRFDTLSEAERGYVRNEHLGFVYQFHHLLPEFTALENVAMPLMLRNGTKYKDIKTQAEYLLERVGLSHRLTHKPGELSGGERQRVALARALVGRPKLMMADEPTGNLDRKTAVKIFELLSDLRREFNMAMLIVTHDEQLAQSADSILHMQDGVWVDA; this is encoded by the coding sequence ATGAGTAATATCATTTTAGATGCGCAAAATATCCAGAAGTCATTTACGGATGGTAAATCTACCGTTGATGTCATTCGGGGTATTTCACTGCAAGTCAAAGCAGGTGAGTTTGTTTCAATTGTGGGTTCAAGCGGTTCAGGTAAAAGTACTTTACTCCATGTACTTGGTGGTTTGGATCGTCCAACATCAGGACAAGTAATGGTCAATGGTCAACGTTTTGATACCTTGTCCGAAGCTGAACGTGGCTACGTACGAAATGAACATCTAGGCTTTGTCTATCAGTTCCATCATTTGTTGCCTGAGTTTACTGCGTTGGAAAACGTGGCCATGCCATTGATGCTGCGTAATGGCACCAAATATAAAGACATTAAAACACAGGCCGAATATTTGCTGGAACGCGTGGGTTTAAGTCATCGTTTGACGCATAAACCTGGTGAGCTTTCAGGTGGTGAACGTCAACGCGTGGCTTTAGCTCGTGCATTAGTCGGTCGTCCAAAACTCATGATGGCCGATGAGCCAACTGGGAACTTAGACCGTAAAACCGCAGTGAAAATCTTTGAATTGTTGTCGGATTTGCGCCGTGAATTTAACATGGCGATGTTGATTGTTACCCATGATGAACAATTGGCACAGTCTGCAGATTCAATTTTGCATATGCAAGATGGGGTTTGGGTAGACGCTTAA
- a CDS encoding YaiI/YqxD family protein, whose protein sequence is MGKQVLPFKLWVDADALPRILRDVIIRASDRYQLEVTFVANQSVGITPSVRINSIQVMSGADAADQEIIHRMKPHDIIMTQDIPLAAQVIEKGGIAIHPRGEIFTEANVKARLHLRDFMDTLRGAGVQTGGPPPISERDKREFSSSLDQTIQKQKRKTAGL, encoded by the coding sequence ATGGGAAAGCAAGTGCTGCCTTTTAAATTATGGGTAGATGCTGATGCATTACCACGTATTTTACGTGATGTGATTATTCGAGCATCAGATCGTTATCAACTTGAAGTTACTTTTGTTGCCAATCAGTCTGTGGGGATTACCCCATCGGTACGGATTAACTCGATTCAAGTGATGAGTGGGGCAGATGCAGCCGATCAAGAAATTATTCATCGCATGAAACCACATGACATTATCATGACACAGGATATTCCACTTGCAGCACAAGTGATTGAAAAGGGCGGTATCGCGATTCATCCACGTGGTGAAATATTTACTGAAGCCAATGTCAAAGCGCGTCTGCATTTACGTGATTTTATGGATACGCTGCGTGGCGCAGGGGTACAAACAGGCGGGCCACCACCAATTTCTGAACGTGATAAGCGCGAATTTTCGAGTAGTCTAGATCAAACGATTCAAAAGCAAAAACGCAAAACGGCTGGGTTGTAA
- a CDS encoding DNA internalization-related competence protein ComEC/Rec2 yields the protein MLLSLCLGWILGVAMMGRSLLGFELNFFQVTTLLIIWVIIVRILYSQFKSIYIRVSLVFISFALAFILGSAYANQSLNERLKTVEHERKTVSVIAYIKQLDQWTESSIQQPIEVLHVDGSTSKWMASIQPEKLKIAADESITLGQYYRLEGELRPTQSYATDGAFDVEKWYIEQNIMAGFRVKSAQSLSEAEVSQLGYSRYVRKQHRLSARFALKIEQQRAEFRSFFIRQPIRNKGLLLALLTGDESLLSKQTKQQFQRFGMSHLLAISGPYVVIFALMFCGVLNWIISRKCPTLFLKIPRQYFLCLPFLLCVLLYCAFVGFEIPALRTLLMSALVCLALLFKQQLQPFKLLSISAALLLLFDPFSILSAAFWLSYGACFVLLRIYQTIQQQPKQNDQTWINKIHFGLKILVESQWKIFIALFPLMIIFFKQVAWISPISNLIAIPWIGLLVVPLDIVAALVFFIFEPLSSLLFQLNDLIMQLLLGILQLIDILFSPQLIPVVMNSWMLYLGIVCLIILFLPRGLIPKSWSYAVLIPLILPHAEREIQLSIIDIGQGQSIFIQAPTKNMMVDTGGYYDEEKFSVGKQIILPFLSVHGVRQLDYLVLTHLDQDHSGAFESIKEKLAIKEIYANEDFPNTTSSRFQLCQVGQDLSLDTKVVIKVLSPAMQKSKERSFNKNENSCVLHVYIPNRGPYQNFLLMGDAGWQTEFELMQRYPHLKVDVLVLGHHGSHNSSAYDFLKYYQPKLAIASAGRFNRYGHPSKLTQARLKDLNILLMTTAEQGSVHFVMKHNQFVLQTYRDQYRWLQRPKRIKD from the coding sequence ATGCTATTAAGTTTATGTTTGGGCTGGATATTGGGTGTCGCGATGATGGGACGCTCATTATTAGGCTTTGAACTAAACTTTTTTCAAGTCACGACTTTACTCATTATTTGGGTCATCATTGTTCGCATTCTGTATAGTCAGTTTAAAAGTATCTATATTCGGGTATCACTCGTTTTTATAAGTTTTGCTTTGGCTTTTATTTTGGGTAGTGCTTATGCCAATCAATCATTAAATGAACGTTTAAAAACTGTCGAACATGAGAGAAAAACAGTCTCAGTGATCGCTTATATCAAGCAGTTAGACCAATGGACAGAAAGCAGCATTCAACAGCCAATTGAAGTTTTGCATGTGGATGGCAGTACATCGAAATGGATGGCATCAATTCAACCTGAGAAACTGAAAATAGCAGCAGATGAAAGTATTACTTTAGGACAATATTATCGCTTAGAAGGTGAGTTGAGACCTACTCAAAGTTATGCCACTGATGGTGCCTTTGATGTGGAAAAATGGTATATCGAACAAAATATCATGGCAGGTTTTCGGGTTAAGTCCGCCCAAAGTTTGAGTGAAGCAGAAGTTAGTCAGCTTGGCTATAGTCGCTATGTTCGAAAACAACATCGTTTGTCTGCACGATTCGCATTAAAAATAGAACAACAACGTGCTGAGTTTCGGTCTTTTTTTATAAGACAGCCCATTCGGAATAAAGGTTTATTGTTGGCATTACTCACAGGTGATGAAAGCCTATTGTCCAAACAGACTAAACAACAATTCCAGCGTTTTGGTATGAGTCATTTACTAGCAATATCAGGACCTTATGTGGTGATTTTTGCCTTGATGTTTTGTGGTGTATTGAATTGGATCATCTCACGAAAATGTCCAACGCTATTTTTAAAAATTCCACGTCAATATTTTCTGTGTTTGCCATTTTTACTCTGTGTGTTGCTCTATTGTGCTTTTGTGGGCTTTGAAATCCCTGCATTAAGAACACTGCTTATGAGTGCACTAGTCTGTTTGGCGCTTTTATTCAAACAACAATTACAACCTTTCAAACTATTAAGCATCAGCGCTGCCTTACTTCTTTTATTTGATCCCTTCAGTATTTTGTCGGCTGCTTTTTGGCTTTCCTATGGTGCGTGTTTTGTTTTATTAAGAATTTATCAAACCATTCAACAACAACCCAAACAGAATGATCAAACCTGGATAAATAAGATTCATTTTGGCTTAAAAATTCTGGTCGAATCTCAATGGAAAATTTTTATTGCTCTATTTCCATTGATGATCATTTTCTTCAAACAAGTGGCTTGGATTAGCCCCATCAGTAATTTGATTGCTATCCCTTGGATTGGCTTACTGGTTGTACCACTGGATATCGTTGCAGCATTGGTATTTTTTATCTTTGAACCACTGTCGAGTTTATTGTTTCAGTTGAATGATCTGATCATGCAATTGTTACTCGGTATATTACAGTTGATCGATATTCTTTTTTCACCACAGTTGATTCCTGTAGTAATGAATAGCTGGATGTTGTATTTAGGAATTGTTTGTCTCATCATCTTATTTCTACCAAGAGGGCTGATTCCTAAATCGTGGTCTTACGCCGTTTTGATTCCACTCATTTTACCTCATGCGGAACGTGAAATTCAGTTGTCAATTATAGATATCGGGCAAGGCCAATCCATCTTTATACAAGCACCTACAAAGAACATGATGGTCGACACAGGAGGTTATTATGATGAAGAAAAGTTCAGTGTGGGCAAACAAATTATTTTGCCATTTCTATCGGTGCACGGAGTTCGGCAATTAGATTATCTTGTACTGACCCATCTTGATCAGGATCACAGTGGTGCTTTTGAAAGCATTAAAGAAAAATTAGCAATAAAAGAGATTTATGCCAATGAAGATTTCCCCAATACCACATCCTCAAGGTTTCAACTTTGTCAGGTAGGGCAAGATTTAAGCCTAGATACAAAAGTAGTGATTAAGGTGCTTTCACCTGCAATGCAAAAATCGAAAGAGAGATCATTTAACAAAAATGAAAATTCATGTGTGTTGCATGTCTATATTCCGAATAGAGGACCGTATCAAAATTTTCTACTCATGGGAGATGCAGGCTGGCAAACTGAATTTGAACTGATGCAACGCTATCCACATTTAAAGGTCGATGTTTTAGTGCTCGGGCATCATGGCAGTCACAACAGTTCGGCTTACGATTTTCTAAAATACTATCAACCTAAACTTGCTATTGCTTCAGCAGGGCGATTTAATCGTTATGGACATCCGAGTAAACTGACACAAGCACGATTAAAGGACCTAAATATTCTTTTAATGACGACAGCTGAGCAGGGCAGTGTGCATTTTGTAATGAAGCACAATCAATTCGTGCTTCAAACTTATCGTGACCAATATCGCTGGTTGCAAAGACCAAAACGTATTAAAGATTAA
- a CDS encoding PilZ domain-containing protein, protein MENVQHQHVATERRVMSRIDAALRINYQIISEDVALNDPYDPNFVLPRYFLLLAELDQFDHALDYELEQLSEKDQQIARILSLFNQKLNLITGSLYDAIVQSMLPVPEHVNFSETGFSFFTDRPIANGTYIHVTLSHPENFFHVAATAQVVYSRAEEEGKYRTGAYFITLHPQDRAKLAECVKAEYA, encoded by the coding sequence ATGGAAAATGTACAGCATCAACACGTCGCGACTGAAAGACGCGTAATGTCACGTATCGATGCTGCCTTACGAATTAATTATCAGATTATTTCCGAAGACGTTGCTTTAAACGACCCTTACGATCCTAACTTCGTATTGCCACGCTATTTTCTACTACTTGCAGAGTTAGATCAATTTGATCATGCGCTTGACTACGAATTAGAACAATTATCTGAAAAAGATCAACAAATTGCTCGAATCTTATCCTTATTCAACCAAAAGTTAAACCTCATTACAGGTTCTTTGTATGACGCAATTGTACAAAGCATGTTACCAGTCCCAGAACATGTCAACTTTTCAGAGACTGGATTTAGCTTCTTTACCGACCGACCAATTGCCAACGGAACCTATATTCATGTGACCTTAAGTCACCCTGAAAATTTCTTCCATGTTGCAGCAACTGCACAAGTGGTTTATAGCCGTGCTGAAGAAGAAGGTAAATATCGTACAGGAGCATACTTTATTACCTTACATCCTCAAGACCGAGCAAAATTGGCAGAATGTGTGAAGGCAGAGTATGCGTAA
- the serC gene encoding 3-phosphoserine/phosphohydroxythreonine transaminase, whose product MRAYNFCAGPAALPTAVLEKAQAELLNWQGKGVSIMEMSHRSADYVAVAAKAEADLRKLMDIPDNYKVLFLQGGASLQFSAIPLNLLGKNNKADYIHTGIWSEKALKEAKRYGDINVIEAGIKDADGKLAISDESTWNLSDDAAYVHYADNETIGGIQFKNIPTIDKPLVADLSSSILSAPIDVSKFGVIYAGAQKNIGPAGLTLVIVREDLLDQAKDEIPSILKYSAQAKNDSMVNTPSTYAWYLSGLVFEWLLEQGGVEAIHKVNLQKAELLYGYIDSSDFYANPIAKEYRSIMNVPFTLAKPELEKQFLKEAEEHHLLNLAGHRSVGGMRASIYNAVPLEGVQALVDFMDDFAKRNA is encoded by the coding sequence ATGCGCGCGTACAACTTCTGTGCTGGTCCTGCTGCATTACCGACTGCCGTACTCGAAAAAGCTCAAGCTGAATTGTTAAATTGGCAAGGCAAGGGCGTTTCGATCATGGAAATGAGCCACCGTAGTGCAGACTATGTCGCGGTTGCTGCAAAAGCAGAAGCTGATCTACGCAAACTCATGGATATTCCTGACAACTATAAAGTGTTGTTCTTACAAGGTGGGGCATCGCTACAGTTCTCTGCAATTCCATTGAACTTATTGGGAAAAAACAATAAAGCCGATTATATCCATACTGGTATTTGGTCTGAAAAAGCACTCAAAGAAGCAAAACGCTACGGTGACATCAACGTCATTGAAGCGGGCATTAAAGATGCTGACGGCAAACTCGCAATTTCAGATGAAAGCACATGGAACTTATCTGATGATGCTGCTTATGTGCATTATGCAGATAACGAAACCATCGGTGGTATTCAGTTTAAAAATATCCCAACTATAGATAAACCACTTGTAGCGGATTTGTCATCAAGTATTTTGTCTGCACCGATTGATGTATCTAAATTTGGCGTGATTTACGCGGGTGCGCAAAAAAATATTGGTCCTGCAGGTTTAACCCTTGTGATCGTTCGCGAAGACTTGCTTGATCAAGCCAAAGACGAAATCCCAAGTATCTTGAAATATTCTGCTCAAGCAAAAAATGATTCTATGGTGAATACACCATCAACTTATGCATGGTACTTGTCAGGTTTAGTATTTGAATGGTTACTTGAGCAAGGTGGTGTCGAAGCGATTCATAAAGTAAATCTACAAAAAGCAGAACTACTTTACGGTTACATCGATTCGAGCGATTTCTATGCGAACCCAATTGCTAAAGAATACCGCTCAATTATGAACGTACCATTTACTTTGGCAAAACCAGAGCTTGAAAAACAGTTCTTGAAAGAAGCTGAAGAACACCATTTATTGAATCTTGCAGGTCACCGTTCAGTGGGTGGTATGCGTGCAAGTATCTACAATGCCGTACCACTAGAAGGCGTACAAGCATTGGTTGACTTTATGGACGACTTTGCTAAACGCAATGCTTAA
- the sppA gene encoding signal peptide peptidase SppA produces the protein MSDWPPKPENQTDKIQQPMQPTGPEWKLLEKAVLASVEEQRRARRWGIFFKFLTFAYLVFIIVALGKGCSSSPTDASTTSGSHLAVVDVIGTIAADKQSVNSTNTNKALKKAFANKDSKAVVLNINSPGGSPVQSDEIWQEIRYLKKEYPTKKLYAVIGDTGASGAYYIASAADEIIVNPSSLVGSIGVIMPNYGVNNLMQKLGVEDRTMTSGENKAILSMTQPVDAAQKAHVQGVLDNVHSHFINAVKQGRGNKLKSQDPAIFSGLFWTGEQAVALGIADRTGSLQNLKRELKTDKAVNYTIEHNPLESILGRMGASFGEGIATSISQQLKTENNTTLQ, from the coding sequence ATGTCCGATTGGCCACCAAAACCTGAAAATCAAACTGATAAGATTCAACAGCCTATGCAACCTACTGGACCTGAATGGAAACTTCTTGAAAAAGCTGTACTTGCTTCTGTAGAAGAACAGCGTCGTGCGCGTCGCTGGGGCATTTTCTTTAAGTTCTTAACTTTTGCCTATTTGGTTTTTATTATTGTTGCACTTGGAAAAGGATGCAGCAGCTCACCGACAGATGCGAGTACGACCTCTGGTTCTCATTTAGCAGTCGTAGATGTGATTGGTACCATCGCCGCAGATAAACAAAGTGTCAATAGTACCAATACCAACAAAGCCTTGAAAAAAGCCTTTGCGAATAAAGACAGTAAAGCCGTTGTTTTAAATATTAACTCACCGGGTGGTTCACCAGTACAGTCTGATGAAATCTGGCAAGAAATTCGTTATTTGAAAAAAGAATATCCGACCAAGAAACTTTATGCTGTGATTGGTGATACAGGTGCATCTGGCGCTTATTATATTGCATCAGCAGCAGATGAAATTATTGTCAATCCATCGAGTCTTGTGGGTTCAATTGGTGTGATCATGCCAAATTACGGCGTAAACAACCTGATGCAAAAATTGGGTGTTGAAGACCGTACAATGACCTCAGGTGAAAACAAAGCGATCTTGTCGATGACGCAACCTGTAGATGCTGCTCAAAAAGCCCATGTACAAGGTGTGTTAGATAACGTACATAGCCACTTTATTAATGCTGTTAAACAAGGTCGCGGTAATAAACTGAAATCGCAAGATCCTGCAATCTTCTCAGGGCTGTTCTGGACAGGTGAACAAGCAGTCGCACTGGGCATTGCCGATCGCACTGGTAGTCTTCAAAATTTGAAACGTGAATTAAAAACAGATAAAGCGGTGAACTACACCATTGAACACAATCCACTCGAGTCTATTTTAGGTCGTATGGGAGCATCATTTGGTGAAGGTATCGCGACATCGATTTCTCAGCAATTAAAAACAGAGAACAATACGACTTTACAATGA
- a CDS encoding DMT family transporter has translation MLTQKNIVLTYALLVLIWSTTPLAIVWSVEDLHPMWALSLRFILALPFALSLLWFFKVQFPRDKLSLKSYVAGASSFIGSQIFIYWSTYYLSSGIIALMFGLAPIITGLIGRFVFNIRLALYQWVGMGIAVLGLGVICLGGSDQHIQPIGIALALMSVLVYCVSMFWVKKINAPLDPMAQAAGSISVSVLCVLCMMPFIWQYAPTEIPHAKSLFGLAYAVIMASLVAMFCYFKLVKNIKASTLSLTTVLTPVIALIIGSVLNDEKLSGMAFIGVVVLLSGLVIYFLKEIKASLFPRP, from the coding sequence ATGCTTACACAAAAAAATATTGTCCTGACCTATGCGTTATTGGTCTTAATTTGGTCGACAACACCACTTGCGATCGTGTGGAGTGTGGAAGATCTACATCCCATGTGGGCGCTTTCACTGCGCTTTATTTTGGCACTGCCGTTTGCGTTGAGTTTGCTATGGTTTTTTAAAGTTCAATTTCCACGGGATAAACTCTCTTTAAAAAGTTATGTTGCAGGTGCAAGCAGCTTTATTGGGTCACAGATTTTTATTTATTGGTCTACTTATTATTTAAGCTCAGGCATTATTGCATTGATGTTTGGACTTGCACCAATTATTACAGGTCTCATCGGTCGCTTTGTCTTTAATATCCGCCTCGCACTGTATCAGTGGGTGGGGATGGGTATTGCTGTCCTAGGACTAGGCGTCATTTGCTTGGGTGGCAGTGATCAACACATTCAACCCATTGGAATTGCCTTAGCCTTGATGAGTGTTTTAGTGTATTGCGTGTCGATGTTTTGGGTGAAAAAGATTAATGCGCCACTTGACCCCATGGCTCAAGCTGCAGGTTCAATTTCAGTCTCTGTACTTTGTGTACTGTGTATGATGCCATTTATTTGGCAATACGCTCCAACTGAAATACCGCATGCAAAGTCGCTGTTTGGTTTGGCTTATGCGGTAATTATGGCGTCATTGGTTGCCATGTTCTGTTATTTTAAGTTGGTCAAAAATATTAAAGCGTCGACATTGTCACTGACTACGGTACTCACTCCAGTGATCGCTTTAATTATCGGTTCAGTATTAAATGATGAAAAATTATCAGGGATGGCATTTATTGGAGTAGTGGTACTACTCAGTGGTTTAGTGATTTATTTCTTAAAAGAAATTAAGGCGAGTCTTTTTCCTCGCCCATAA